The proteins below are encoded in one region of Silene latifolia isolate original U9 population chromosome 2, ASM4854445v1, whole genome shotgun sequence:
- the LOC141640738 gene encoding uncharacterized protein LOC141640738 has product MSDQLISAKVKEVASGNEFMFTVVYGSNDEEERLNLWNDLKHIKDSWVGPWCICGDFNNLLDFNERIGRHVHWSDITDFRDCVDYCEVVDIKAQGAFFTWNNKQESSTRVYSRLDRFMINGDWLQLFPESYAYFLPEGLFDHNPCLCYRRVVNQRRPHFRYFNMWGQDPHFNELIKHHWSKKVVGVAKVNLDNIQCQLHGDPTNTSLMNSEASAANAYRSLAKAHFSFLSQKAKVDWVSEGDENSRYFHNQIRARQIHNKVLQIKDMNGSLHSDPKDIEHAFLSYYMDLLGTKASTLPVHVATVNLGPVITDDLKTLLLKPITKDEIKATMFSILFAKSPWA; this is encoded by the exons ATGTCTGACCAGCTCATCTCTGCTAAAGTTAAGGAAGTTGCTAGTGGTAATGAATTTATGTTCACTGTGGTTTATGGCTCTAATGATGAGGAGGAACGTCTTAATTTATGGAATGATCTCAAGCACATTAAGGATTCTTGGGTTGGCCCTTGGTGCATCTGTGGAGACTTTAATAATCTCCTTGATTTTAATGAGAGAATTGGCAGGCATGTTCATTGGAGTGATATCACTGATTTCAGGGACtgtgttgattattgtgaggttgtAGATATCAAAGCTCAGGGTGCCTTTTTcacttggaataacaagcaagAGTCTAGTACTAGAGTTTACTCTAGACTGGATAGGTTTATGATTAATGGTGATTGGTTGCAGTTGTTTCCTGAGTCTTATGCATATTTTTTACCTGAAGGTctttttgatcacaatccttgtTTGTGTTATAGGAGAGTTGTTAATCAGAGAAGACCTCACTTTAgatattttaacatgtggggtCAGGATCCTCATTTTAATGAGCTTATTAAGCACCATTGGAGTAAGAAG GTTGTTGGGGTTGCTAAAGTGAATCTGGATAACATCCAATGTCAACTTCATGGGGACCCTACTAATACCAGTCTGATGAATTCTGAAGCTTCTGCTGCTAATGCTTACAGAAGTTTAGCTAAAGCTCACTTTAGTTTTCTCAGCCAAAAAGCTAAAGTGGACTGGGTTAGTGAAGGTGATGAAAACTCTAGATATTTCCACAATCAAATTCGTGCCAGACAGATTCATAATAAAGTTTTGCAAATCAAGGATATGAATGGCAGTTTACATTCTGACCCCAAGGATATTGAGCATGCCTTCCTGTCTTACTATATGGATCTCCTGGGGACTAAGGCTTCTACTCTTCCTGTTCATGTTGCCACTGTTAATTTGGGGCCTGTTATTACTGATGACCTCAAAACTCTTCTCCTTAAACCTATTACTAAGGATGAGATCAAAGCTACTATGTTTTCTATTCTGTTTGCTAAATCCCCCTGGGCCTGA